The following proteins come from a genomic window of Vicinamibacterales bacterium:
- a CDS encoding protein kinase, whose protein sequence is MALPRGTRIGTYEIVGLLGIGGMGEVYRAHDTRLGRDVAIKILAHRVSEDPVLLARIEREARLLASLNHPSIATIHGIEDWQGTPAIVMELIEGQTLAVRLFEGAIPPAEVVRIAKQVAEALCAAHDRGIVHRDLKPANIHLRPDGAVKVLDFGLAKAIVVDDNPSTQNLQSVTTTGSIMGTAPYMSPEQARGMEMDRRTDIWAFGCTVYEMLTGTRAFYGPTPADTVVAILSSTPDWSKLPADTPPGLRALLERCLQRDIRQRLRDLGDASFDYGATNSAFVGAVATARRRNLGRALLFAIPIVTALLLAGTVLYFARGREAGPLRKFEVQVDGLGDQPGTFTAESGPGAGVVISPDGRRIVYPASGRLWVRDLSELASRALDGTEKAAAPSWSPDSSWVAYAVGAELRKSPISGGAAVRVAAVPGGFAEAGGIAWSDDGVLYYTTGNGGMWKVPAEGGDPAMVIDIEPGVRDYHDATMAGGRPMIITHYTNSQFSIDRVDGTSREVLFGPVAQVIRHAAFSSDGHLVYQRVGNSPGVWGVPVEPRTLLQRGEPFLVAAGGLRPSVADDGTLVYVTDETWGRVQLSFVDRTGQIRSNVGDPRAGMRHPALSPAGDRVVMVAPSGVGDDLFVVDVSRGSATQLTSTGVRGDPAWDPKGRRIAYSCGATGRDGGVCVVSADGGGEPAVVIPGASQPDYAPDGLHLAYLLLDPNTRTDLWTAPADGSSPATLIRQTPAFDFGPRVSPDGHFVAYSSAESGKPEVYVADYPVPRRRWQVSTGAGAEVRWNPRGGELFYLDGTGNLQAVTIDPSGQPGKPVTLFSESVARGHLSQGYAPSPDGGQFLLVRDVDRGKLRPRITVVQNWFAEFAPKR, encoded by the coding sequence TTGGCCCTTCCTCGCGGCACGCGGATCGGGACCTACGAGATTGTCGGCCTGCTGGGGATCGGCGGGATGGGCGAAGTGTATCGGGCGCACGATACGCGGCTCGGGCGCGACGTCGCGATCAAGATCCTGGCGCACCGCGTCTCGGAGGATCCGGTCCTGCTCGCACGCATCGAGCGTGAAGCGCGGCTGCTGGCCTCGCTCAACCATCCGTCCATCGCCACCATCCACGGCATCGAAGACTGGCAGGGCACACCCGCGATCGTGATGGAGCTGATCGAGGGCCAGACGCTGGCCGTGCGGCTGTTTGAAGGGGCCATCCCGCCGGCCGAAGTGGTCCGCATTGCGAAGCAGGTGGCCGAGGCGCTGTGCGCCGCGCACGATCGCGGCATCGTGCATCGCGACCTCAAGCCCGCCAACATCCACCTCCGGCCGGACGGCGCGGTGAAGGTCCTCGACTTCGGCCTCGCCAAGGCCATCGTCGTGGACGACAACCCGAGCACGCAGAACCTGCAGTCGGTGACCACCACCGGATCGATCATGGGCACGGCGCCGTACATGAGTCCCGAGCAGGCCCGCGGGATGGAAATGGATCGCCGCACCGACATCTGGGCGTTCGGCTGCACGGTCTACGAGATGCTGACCGGCACGCGCGCCTTCTACGGCCCCACGCCCGCCGACACCGTGGTCGCCATCCTCAGTTCCACACCAGACTGGAGCAAGCTGCCGGCCGACACGCCGCCGGGGTTGCGTGCGCTGCTCGAGCGGTGCCTGCAACGCGACATCCGGCAGCGCCTGCGCGACCTGGGGGATGCGAGCTTCGACTACGGCGCCACCAACAGCGCGTTTGTCGGCGCCGTGGCGACGGCGCGGCGCCGGAACCTGGGCCGGGCGCTGCTCTTCGCCATTCCGATCGTGACGGCCCTCCTCCTGGCCGGCACGGTGCTCTACTTCGCGCGCGGCCGCGAGGCGGGGCCGCTGCGGAAGTTCGAAGTGCAGGTGGACGGACTTGGTGACCAGCCCGGTACGTTCACGGCGGAGTCGGGGCCGGGCGCCGGCGTCGTGATTTCGCCCGATGGTCGCCGCATTGTCTATCCCGCGTCCGGCCGCCTGTGGGTGCGCGATCTGAGCGAGCTGGCATCGCGGGCCCTCGACGGCACCGAGAAGGCCGCGGCGCCGAGCTGGTCGCCCGACAGCTCGTGGGTGGCGTACGCCGTCGGCGCGGAACTGCGCAAGTCGCCGATCTCCGGCGGCGCCGCGGTTCGCGTCGCCGCCGTGCCGGGCGGGTTTGCCGAAGCCGGCGGCATCGCCTGGTCGGACGACGGCGTGCTGTATTACACGACCGGCAACGGCGGCATGTGGAAGGTGCCGGCCGAGGGCGGCGATCCAGCGATGGTGATCGATATCGAGCCGGGCGTGCGTGACTATCACGACGCCACCATGGCCGGCGGCCGGCCGATGATCATCACGCACTACACGAACAGCCAGTTCTCGATCGATCGTGTGGACGGGACGAGCCGGGAGGTCCTGTTCGGGCCGGTCGCGCAAGTCATCCGGCATGCCGCGTTCTCGAGCGACGGGCACCTGGTGTATCAGCGCGTCGGCAACAGCCCCGGCGTGTGGGGCGTGCCGGTGGAGCCGCGGACGCTGCTGCAGCGCGGCGAGCCGTTCCTGGTGGCGGCCGGCGGCTTGCGGCCCAGCGTCGCCGACGATGGCACCCTGGTCTACGTGACCGACGAAACCTGGGGCCGCGTGCAATTGAGCTTCGTGGACCGCACCGGGCAGATTCGGTCGAACGTGGGCGACCCGCGGGCGGGCATGCGCCATCCGGCGCTGTCGCCGGCCGGTGACCGCGTGGTGATGGTCGCCCCGAGTGGCGTCGGCGACGACTTGTTCGTGGTGGATGTGAGCCGCGGGTCGGCGACCCAGTTGACCTCCACCGGCGTGCGCGGCGACCCGGCATGGGATCCGAAAGGCCGCCGGATTGCGTATAGCTGTGGCGCGACGGGGCGCGACGGCGGCGTGTGCGTGGTGAGCGCCGACGGCGGCGGAGAACCCGCGGTGGTCATTCCTGGCGCGAGCCAGCCGGACTACGCGCCGGACGGATTGCACCTGGCGTATCTGCTCCTGGATCCCAACACGCGCACCGATCTGTGGACCGCACCGGCGGATGGCTCGTCGCCGGCCACGCTCATCCGGCAGACGCCCGCCTTCGACTTCGGCCCTCGCGTGTCTCCCGATGGACACTTTGTCGCGTATTCGTCGGCCGAGTCCGGCAAGCCGGAAGTGTATGTTGCCGACTACCCGGTGCCGCGGCGGCGCTGGCAGGTGTCGACGGGCGCCGGCGCCGAAGTGCGCTGGAACCCGCGCGGCGGGGAGCTGTTCTATCTCGACGGCACCGGGAATCTGCAGGCCGTCACCATCGACCCGTCAGGACAGCCGGGCAAGCCGGTCACGCTGTTTTCCGAATCGGTGGCGCGCGGTCACTTGTCGCAGGGCTATGCCCCGTCGCCCGATGGCGGGCAGTTCCTCCTGGTGCGCGATGTCGACCGCGGCAAGCTCCGCCCGCGGATTACCGTGGTGCAGAACTGGTTTGCGGAGTTTGCGCCGAAGCGTTAG
- a CDS encoding DNA polymerase ligase N-terminal domain-containing protein, whose product MALEHYRKKRDFTKSPEPAGAPSPKKKKAGAPLFFCVQKHLASHLHYDLRLEWNGVLLSWAVPKGPSIDSRDKRLAMHVEDHPIEYGTFEGVIPEGYGAGIVMLWDVGTWEPEVDVDEAFRKGDLKFRLNGYKLKGSWVLVKTRGFGGAPNSWLLIKHKDEWSGPIDIAEFAPLSVKTPHADFAEILQGRTPDLWLSNAPAKTGDTGQMFARIIERALTMKAPARAPGAKGATAPKKKAAKATARKRRR is encoded by the coding sequence GTGGCCCTCGAGCATTACCGGAAGAAGCGGGATTTCACCAAGTCGCCGGAACCGGCCGGCGCGCCATCGCCGAAAAAGAAAAAGGCCGGCGCCCCGCTGTTCTTCTGCGTCCAGAAGCACCTCGCCTCTCACCTGCATTACGACCTGCGCCTGGAATGGAACGGCGTGCTGCTGTCATGGGCCGTGCCCAAAGGGCCGTCGATCGACTCGCGCGACAAGCGGCTGGCGATGCACGTGGAAGACCACCCGATCGAATACGGCACCTTCGAGGGCGTGATCCCCGAAGGCTATGGCGCCGGCATCGTCATGCTGTGGGACGTCGGCACCTGGGAACCGGAGGTGGACGTCGATGAAGCCTTCCGCAAGGGCGACCTGAAGTTTCGCCTGAACGGCTACAAGCTCAAGGGGTCGTGGGTGCTGGTCAAGACGCGCGGCTTCGGTGGCGCGCCGAACAGCTGGCTGCTGATCAAGCACAAGGACGAGTGGTCCGGTCCGATCGATATTGCCGAGTTCGCGCCGCTGAGCGTGAAGACTCCGCATGCGGACTTCGCGGAAATCCTGCAGGGCCGCACGCCGGACCTCTGGCTGAGCAACGCGCCGGCGAAGACCGGCGACACCGGTCAGATGTTCGCCAGGATTATCGAACGGGCCTTGACGATGAAGGCGCCGGCCAGGGCGCCAGGGGCCAAGGGCGCCACGGCGCCAAAGAAGAAGGCCGCCAAGGCCACCGCCAGGAAGCGACGCCGCTAA
- a CDS encoding peptide MFS transporter, with protein MSTPTAHDRAFFGHPRGLSTLFFTEMWERFSYYGMRALLLLYMTAPLTAGGLGFDAAQGGAIYGLYTSMVYLATMPGGWIADRLIGPRRAVLYGGIIIAAGHFSMAVPSLATFYLGLFLIVIGTGLLKGNVSVIVGKLYGAADIRRDAGFSIFYMGINLGAFLAPLVCGYLGQQVSWHLGFAAAGFGMLIGVIQYVMGSKNLGDAGIAPAPAPTPAIAAQWKRQVQTWVGGSAAFVVLIVLAVYAGLVNVSATQVSDAAGVFLLLVVVGFFGWLMFSGGWTPEEKKRLYVITVLFFAASLFWSVFEQAGSTLNLFADRSTRNEVFGMAYPSSWFQSMNSLFIFAFAPVLAWLWIKLASTGKEPISPTKFAFGLIFVGAGFLILVIPARMAEQGALVSPMWLTATYFLHTIGELVLSPVGLSAMTTLAPARIAGLMMGVWFLATSVGNFIGGRVSGLYESLALPTLFGVVAASAIVLGLVLLALVPSLRPLMGAPAARQ; from the coding sequence ATGAGCACACCGACCGCCCACGACCGCGCGTTCTTCGGCCATCCCCGGGGGCTCTCGACGTTGTTCTTCACCGAGATGTGGGAGCGCTTCAGTTACTACGGCATGCGCGCGCTGCTGCTGTTGTACATGACCGCGCCACTCACGGCCGGCGGTCTGGGCTTTGACGCCGCGCAAGGCGGTGCCATCTATGGCTTGTACACGTCGATGGTCTACCTGGCGACGATGCCGGGCGGGTGGATTGCGGACCGGCTGATCGGTCCCCGCCGCGCGGTGCTGTATGGCGGCATCATCATCGCCGCCGGGCACTTCAGCATGGCGGTGCCGTCGCTGGCGACCTTCTACCTGGGCTTGTTCCTGATCGTGATTGGCACGGGCCTGCTCAAGGGCAACGTCAGCGTCATTGTCGGCAAGCTCTACGGCGCCGCCGACATTCGCCGCGACGCGGGATTCTCGATCTTCTACATGGGGATCAACCTCGGCGCGTTCCTGGCGCCGCTGGTTTGCGGCTACCTCGGCCAGCAGGTGAGCTGGCACCTGGGCTTCGCCGCGGCCGGGTTCGGCATGCTGATCGGCGTGATCCAGTACGTGATGGGCAGCAAGAACCTCGGCGATGCCGGCATCGCGCCGGCGCCGGCGCCAACCCCGGCCATCGCAGCGCAGTGGAAGCGCCAGGTGCAAACCTGGGTCGGCGGCAGCGCCGCGTTCGTCGTACTGATCGTGCTGGCGGTTTACGCGGGCCTCGTCAACGTGTCGGCCACGCAGGTGAGCGATGCGGCCGGTGTCTTCCTGTTGCTCGTCGTCGTGGGCTTCTTCGGCTGGTTGATGTTCTCGGGCGGGTGGACGCCGGAAGAGAAGAAGCGCCTCTACGTGATCACCGTGCTGTTCTTCGCGGCGTCGCTGTTCTGGTCGGTGTTCGAACAGGCCGGTTCGACCCTCAACCTGTTTGCCGACCGCAGCACGCGGAATGAAGTGTTCGGCATGGCGTACCCCAGCAGCTGGTTCCAGTCGATGAACTCGTTATTCATCTTCGCGTTCGCGCCGGTCCTGGCATGGCTGTGGATCAAGCTGGCGTCGACCGGCAAGGAGCCCATCAGCCCGACGAAGTTTGCGTTCGGCTTGATCTTCGTCGGCGCCGGATTCCTGATCCTCGTGATTCCTGCCCGCATGGCCGAGCAGGGCGCGCTGGTCAGCCCGATGTGGCTGACCGCCACCTATTTCCTGCACACGATCGGCGAACTGGTGCTGAGCCCGGTGGGATTGAGCGCCATGACCACCCTGGCGCCGGCGCGCATTGCCGGCCTGATGATGGGCGTGTGGTTCCTCGCCACCTCGGTCGGCAACTTCATCGGCGGCCGTGTCTCCGGACTCTACGAGTCGCTCGCGCTGCCCACGTTGTTTGGCGTCGTCGCGGCGTCCGCGATTGTCTTGGGGCTGGTGCTGCTGGCGCTGGTCCCATCATTGCGTCCGCTCATGGGCGCGCCGGCCGCGCGGCAGTAG